A genomic region of Halopelagius longus contains the following coding sequences:
- a CDS encoding AzlC family ABC transporter permease — protein sequence MNLRVPPEVRRGVRDATPVALGLVPFGLVSGVAAVEAGLSFAQAMGLSVLVYAGTSQLAAIDLLGRNAELAVVVLTAVVINLRMTMYSASIAPYFRSFSARWKALCSYVLTDQAYALAIARYAEEQLDPAARRRYFLSAGFFIWFVWQVCTVAGVLLGTGVPASWGLEFAVPLVFLGLLVPVVSNAPAVSAAVVGGSVAVVGEALAVPFNLGLMAGAVAGVLAGVATEELTGEVPEAGPEEVEG from the coding sequence ATGAACCTCCGCGTCCCCCCCGAGGTCCGACGCGGCGTCCGCGACGCGACGCCCGTCGCTCTCGGACTCGTCCCGTTCGGCCTCGTCTCGGGCGTCGCCGCCGTCGAGGCCGGACTCTCCTTCGCGCAGGCGATGGGGCTGTCCGTCCTCGTGTACGCGGGTACCTCGCAGTTGGCGGCTATCGACCTGTTGGGTCGGAACGCCGAACTCGCCGTCGTCGTCCTCACGGCGGTGGTCATCAACCTCCGGATGACGATGTACTCCGCCTCCATCGCGCCGTACTTCCGGTCGTTCAGCGCCCGGTGGAAGGCGCTCTGTTCGTACGTGCTGACGGACCAAGCGTACGCCCTCGCCATCGCCCGGTACGCGGAGGAGCAACTCGACCCCGCCGCGCGCCGGCGGTACTTCCTCAGCGCGGGCTTTTTCATCTGGTTCGTCTGGCAGGTCTGCACCGTCGCGGGCGTCCTCCTCGGGACGGGCGTCCCCGCCTCGTGGGGGTTGGAGTTCGCCGTCCCCCTCGTCTTTCTCGGCCTCCTCGTCCCCGTCGTCTCGAACGCGCCGGCCGTCTCCGCGGCGGTCGTCGGCGGGTCCGTCGCCGTCGTCGGCGAGGCCCTCGCCGTCCCGTTCAACCTCGGCCTGATGGCCGGGGCCGTCGCGGGCGTCCTCGCGGGCGTCGCCACCGAGGAACTCACCGGTGAGGTGCCGGAGGCGGGCCCCGAGGAGGTGGAGGGCTGA
- a CDS encoding AzlD domain-containing protein, giving the protein MATDYGPLPVWAVIVAAGVATFAIRGSFVYLFGRIDEVPASVTRALRYVPPAVFAALVAPSLIVVEGSVAVGPGNERLLAGVVAAAVTWYADSLLVTISVGMVTLWLLRFVV; this is encoded by the coding sequence ATGGCGACCGACTACGGACCGCTCCCCGTCTGGGCCGTCATCGTCGCCGCCGGCGTCGCCACGTTCGCCATCCGGGGGTCGTTCGTCTACCTGTTCGGTCGCATCGACGAGGTGCCGGCGTCCGTCACGCGCGCACTCCGGTACGTCCCGCCCGCGGTGTTCGCCGCCCTCGTCGCGCCCTCGTTGATCGTCGTCGAGGGGTCCGTCGCCGTCGGCCCCGGCAACGAACGCCTCCTCGCGGGCGTCGTCGCCGCCGCCGTGACGTGGTACGCCGACAGCCTACTGGTCACCATCTCCGTCGGCATGGTGACGCTGTGGCTCCTGCGTTTCGTGGTCTGA
- a CDS encoding ubiquitin-like small modifier protein 1, with product MDVQLRFFATFREAVGSKTIEREYAEDATVGDVLRALEDEFDGLSGQLLEDGHVRSQVNVLRNGRDVEYQDGAETRFESGDTLSVFPPVAGG from the coding sequence ATGGACGTACAGCTACGGTTCTTCGCCACGTTCCGCGAGGCCGTCGGTTCGAAGACCATCGAACGCGAGTACGCCGAGGACGCCACCGTCGGCGACGTCCTCCGCGCCCTCGAAGACGAGTTCGACGGTCTGTCGGGCCAACTGCTCGAAGACGGGCACGTCCGTTCGCAGGTGAACGTGCTCCGGAACGGACGGGACGTCGAGTACCAAGACGGGGCGGAGACGCGATTCGAGTCGGGCGACACGCTCAGCGTGTTCCCGCCCGTCGCGGGGGGATAG
- a CDS encoding helix-turn-helix domain-containing protein, translating into MKLAVPTDFDILDALSDGRRNTAVNLSYVLDKNRSYINTRLPILADYELVERVGPAPNSGLYEITEKGRVVVELRDKYRTDGVDFDELVAERLAERTE; encoded by the coding sequence ATGAAGCTGGCGGTCCCTACGGATTTCGATATCTTGGATGCCCTTTCCGACGGACGACGGAACACCGCCGTCAACCTCTCTTACGTGCTCGATAAAAATCGGTCGTACATCAACACCCGTCTCCCCATCCTCGCGGACTACGAACTGGTGGAGCGTGTTGGTCCCGCGCCGAACTCCGGGCTCTACGAGATCACCGAGAAGGGGCGAGTCGTTGTCGAACTGCGCGACAAGTACCGAACCGACGGCGTCGACTTCGACGAACTCGTCGCGGAACGACTCGCAGAGCGAACCGAGTAA
- a CDS encoding YIP1 family protein yields the protein MSALPDPLIRLFLPFRADDPANPALAAVVVFAVAVLVGWSVSATVPVFEAHVSGTVTVDNPERPADVFCDGNDFESEILNGTPSACDEPRTVQKSLGARAASTASGLVVPFGLAVAFSWPVAAAVLWALTGASKASGSFRDVLAGTGWGFVPFLLPAAARPYLVERAARTFAFPGTLDGVAAAVRSILVGFGSEPLTALSLAALAWSAYVFAGVARRVRGVSRGRAVAAAVGPAILLGVASVVGNSLGPMPAQAVGYGVVLAALGAPFLVAPREVIEFNKQFELIGFRNTRSVEPEEWYVALHRFGGLAFVGLGYVLTGGPALLV from the coding sequence ATGTCCGCCCTCCCCGACCCGTTGATCCGACTGTTCCTCCCGTTCCGCGCGGACGACCCTGCCAACCCGGCGCTGGCCGCAGTCGTCGTCTTCGCCGTCGCCGTCCTCGTGGGGTGGAGCGTCTCCGCCACCGTCCCCGTCTTCGAGGCGCACGTCTCCGGCACCGTGACGGTCGATAACCCCGAACGGCCCGCGGACGTGTTCTGCGACGGCAACGACTTCGAGAGCGAGATTCTCAACGGGACGCCGTCCGCGTGCGACGAACCGCGAACCGTCCAGAAGAGCCTCGGAGCGCGCGCCGCGAGTACGGCGTCGGGCCTCGTCGTCCCCTTCGGCCTCGCCGTCGCGTTCTCGTGGCCCGTCGCCGCGGCCGTCCTCTGGGCACTCACCGGCGCGTCGAAGGCGTCGGGGTCGTTCCGGGACGTTCTCGCGGGGACGGGGTGGGGGTTCGTCCCGTTCCTCCTCCCCGCGGCCGCCCGCCCGTACCTCGTCGAACGCGCCGCCCGGACGTTCGCGTTCCCCGGAACGCTCGACGGCGTCGCCGCCGCCGTCCGGTCGATTCTCGTCGGGTTCGGGAGCGAACCGCTCACCGCCCTCTCCCTCGCCGCCCTCGCGTGGTCCGCGTACGTCTTCGCGGGAGTGGCCCGGCGGGTGCGCGGCGTCTCGCGCGGGCGGGCCGTCGCCGCCGCCGTCGGCCCCGCGATACTGCTCGGCGTCGCCTCCGTCGTCGGCAACTCGCTCGGACCGATGCCCGCGCAAGCGGTCGGCTACGGCGTCGTTCTCGCCGCCCTCGGCGCTCCGTTCCTCGTGGCACCGCGAGAGGTGATAGAGTTCAACAAGCAGTTCGAACTCATCGGCTTCAGGAACACCCGGTCGGTCGAACCCGAGGAGTGGTACGTCGCGCTCCACCGGTTCGGCGGACTCGCGTTCGTCGGACTCGGCTACGTCCTCACCGGCGGCCCGGCGCTTCTGGTCTGA
- a CDS encoding hydantoinase/oxoprolinase family protein — protein sequence MTEETRVGVDVGGTFTDVVTVRDGRLGVRKVPSTPDAPERGVSNGLDAARDEEGVDASDIGFFGHGTTVATNAVLEGEWADTALVTTAGFRDALEIGRQNRPDIYDFQVEKPDPVVERDGRYEVRGRVDERGEELEPLNEDDARAVAAELRESGVESVAVSLLFPFENDAHERRVREILREEGVDASVSLSSSVLPEIREYERTLTTALNAALKPVMDRYIGNLSADIREAGVSAPLKIMQSNGGIITAEAARERPVNTLLSGPAAGVQGATHVATECGFEDVVTMDMGGTSCDVSLVTGGDPLVTTETDVGDYPVSVPTVDVHTVGAGGGSIAWVDAGGALRVGPRSAGADPGPICYGRGGTDPTITDAHLLLGRIDPEAFLADDLSGARSAVESAFESLAEETGTTPEAAAQGVLDVANANMERALRVVSVERGYDPREFAIVAFGGAGPLHATELADALDVPRVVVPRTAGVLSALGLLISDVLYDYSTSRVRPFSDVDPRDVRDAFAEFVEDGRERLESEGFAGETARFEASVDLRYAGQSFELSVPVDPEFDADSLADARERFHEAHERRYGHAYPEEPVELVTLRLRARGLVSPPDLDPEAREGSVADAVSETRRVVLDGEAFDARVYDRTRLPTDAAFEGPAVVEGEESTTVVHPDQTVRVDEAANLVVEVGE from the coding sequence GTGACGGAGGAGACGCGCGTCGGCGTCGACGTCGGCGGGACGTTCACCGACGTGGTCACCGTCCGCGACGGGCGGTTGGGCGTCAGGAAGGTCCCCTCCACGCCCGACGCGCCGGAACGCGGCGTCTCGAACGGACTGGACGCCGCCCGCGACGAGGAGGGCGTCGACGCGTCCGACATCGGCTTCTTCGGCCACGGGACGACGGTGGCGACGAACGCCGTCCTCGAAGGCGAGTGGGCCGACACCGCCCTCGTGACGACGGCGGGGTTCCGCGACGCCCTCGAAATCGGTCGGCAGAACCGACCGGACATCTACGACTTTCAGGTGGAGAAACCGGACCCGGTGGTCGAACGCGACGGGCGATACGAGGTGCGCGGCCGGGTGGACGAACGCGGCGAGGAGTTGGAACCGCTGAACGAGGACGACGCGCGCGCCGTCGCCGCCGAACTGCGCGAGTCGGGCGTCGAGAGCGTCGCCGTCTCCCTCCTGTTTCCCTTCGAGAACGACGCCCACGAGCGTCGCGTCCGCGAGATTCTCCGGGAGGAGGGCGTCGACGCGTCCGTCTCCCTGTCGTCTTCGGTCCTCCCCGAGATTCGGGAGTACGAGCGCACGCTGACGACGGCGCTGAACGCCGCCCTCAAGCCGGTGATGGACCGCTACATCGGCAACCTCTCCGCGGATATCCGCGAGGCGGGCGTCTCCGCGCCCCTGAAGATAATGCAGTCGAACGGCGGCATCATCACCGCCGAGGCGGCGCGGGAACGCCCGGTGAACACGCTCCTCTCCGGCCCGGCGGCGGGCGTGCAGGGCGCGACGCACGTCGCGACGGAGTGCGGGTTCGAGGACGTGGTGACGATGGACATGGGCGGCACCTCCTGCGACGTCTCCCTGGTCACCGGCGGCGACCCCCTCGTGACGACGGAGACGGACGTCGGCGACTACCCCGTCTCCGTCCCGACGGTGGACGTCCACACCGTCGGCGCGGGCGGCGGGTCCATCGCGTGGGTGGACGCCGGCGGCGCACTCCGCGTCGGCCCGCGTTCGGCGGGCGCAGACCCCGGCCCCATCTGCTACGGGCGGGGCGGCACCGACCCCACCATCACGGACGCGCACCTCCTCCTCGGGCGCATCGACCCCGAGGCGTTCCTCGCGGACGACCTCTCGGGGGCGCGTTCGGCGGTCGAGTCGGCGTTCGAGTCGCTGGCCGAGGAGACGGGGACGACGCCCGAGGCGGCGGCGCAGGGCGTCCTCGACGTTGCGAACGCGAACATGGAACGGGCGCTCCGGGTCGTCAGCGTCGAACGCGGCTACGACCCCCGCGAGTTCGCCATCGTCGCGTTCGGCGGGGCGGGACCCCTCCACGCGACGGAACTCGCGGACGCCCTCGACGTGCCGCGCGTCGTCGTCCCCCGGACGGCGGGCGTCCTCTCGGCGCTCGGACTCCTCATCAGCGACGTGCTCTACGATTACAGCACCTCCCGCGTCCGCCCCTTCTCGGACGTCGACCCCCGCGACGTTCGCGACGCGTTCGCGGAGTTCGTCGAAGACGGCCGCGAACGACTGGAGAGCGAGGGGTTCGCCGGCGAGACGGCGCGGTTCGAGGCGTCCGTGGACCTGCGGTACGCCGGGCAGTCCTTCGAACTCTCGGTTCCGGTGGACCCCGAGTTCGACGCCGACTCCCTCGCGGACGCCCGCGAACGGTTCCACGAGGCGCACGAACGGCGCTACGGGCACGCCTATCCGGAGGAACCGGTCGAACTCGTCACGCTGCGACTCCGCGCGCGCGGACTCGTCTCGCCGCCGGACCTCGACCCCGAGGCGCGGGAGGGGTCGGTGGCGGACGCGGTGAGCGAGACGCGCCGCGTCGTCCTCGACGGCGAGGCGTTCGACGCCCGCGTGTACGACCGGACGCGACTCCCGACGGACGCCGCCTTCGAGGGGCCGGCCGTCGTCGAGGGCGAGGAGAGTACGACCGTCGTCCACCCCGACCAGACCGTGCGGGTCGACGAGGCGGCCAACCTCGTCGTGGAGGTGGGCGAGTGA
- a CDS encoding WD40/YVTN/BNR-like repeat-containing protein: MTRHEGGDDFVTFYRQYTKTWVHALATVALTAFGTLTTLHRLFAVVAIAAYLVPLVVQYLRYSAEPEAEAEASDETDARPTGRGAGGATGTNGGAEAKATAGQSATEQPTAERPTAEVARTTETASSDESEPADRADRAEPAESADPESPEPSTSGPEWTAVDSPTDETLFDAAIAGGDAYAVGSGGVVVAGSGGDDWRVVLSDGPGAGGNALRGVDAVTDGGVWVAGDGGAVGRIDPETGRHVDYSAPDGDTSNVAAVAAAGESGVETVLLADGSGRIRRGRYREGELSWDDPVKPGSGSSIAGVVLRDDEVGYVCDTNDGAYRTEDGGRTFESVGPVGADGTLADAAATGPRTCLVAADDGVVHRNDGTTWTPERAGERTLTAVAASEVLAVSCADDGSVYERVRAGEWDRRDAPTSASMRGAAVEASAAVVVGDGGVVRRRGSRT; the protein is encoded by the coding sequence ATGACCCGTCACGAGGGCGGCGACGACTTCGTCACGTTCTACCGGCAGTACACGAAGACGTGGGTCCACGCCCTCGCGACCGTCGCCCTCACGGCGTTCGGGACGCTGACCACCCTCCACCGCCTGTTCGCCGTCGTCGCCATCGCGGCGTACCTCGTCCCGTTGGTCGTGCAGTACCTCCGATACTCGGCGGAACCGGAGGCAGAGGCGGAGGCGTCGGACGAGACGGACGCACGCCCGACTGGGAGAGGCGCGGGGGGAGCGACGGGGACGAACGGCGGGGCGGAGGCGAAGGCGACGGCAGGCCAGTCGGCGACCGAACAACCGACGGCGGAACGACCGACGGCCGAAGTCGCGAGGACGACGGAAACCGCGAGTTCCGACGAATCCGAACCGGCCGACCGCGCCGACCGCGCCGAACCGGCCGAGTCGGCCGACCCGGAGTCCCCGGAACCGTCCACCTCGGGCCCCGAGTGGACCGCCGTCGACTCCCCGACGGACGAAACGCTGTTCGACGCCGCGATAGCGGGCGGGGACGCCTACGCCGTCGGGTCCGGGGGCGTCGTCGTCGCCGGGTCCGGCGGGGACGACTGGCGCGTCGTCCTCTCGGACGGCCCCGGCGCGGGAGGCAACGCGCTTCGCGGCGTCGATGCCGTCACCGACGGCGGCGTCTGGGTCGCGGGCGACGGCGGCGCGGTCGGTCGTATCGACCCCGAAACCGGCCGGCACGTCGATTACTCCGCGCCGGACGGCGACACGTCGAACGTGGCGGCCGTCGCCGCGGCGGGCGAATCCGGCGTCGAGACGGTCCTCCTCGCCGACGGGTCCGGGCGAATCCGCCGGGGGCGCTACCGGGAGGGAGAACTCTCGTGGGACGACCCGGTGAAGCCCGGTAGCGGGTCGAGCATCGCGGGCGTCGTCCTCCGCGACGACGAGGTAGGCTACGTCTGCGACACGAACGACGGCGCGTACCGGACGGAAGACGGCGGGCGGACGTTCGAGTCGGTCGGTCCCGTCGGGGCGGACGGAACGCTCGCGGACGCGGCGGCGACCGGACCCCGGACGTGCCTCGTCGCCGCCGACGACGGCGTGGTACACCGGAACGACGGGACGACGTGGACGCCCGAACGCGCGGGAGAGAGGACGCTCACCGCTGTTGCCGCGTCGGAGGTACTTGCGGTTTCCTGCGCGGACGACGGGTCGGTGTACGAACGGGTGCGGGCGGGCGAGTGGGACCGACGCGACGCGCCGACGTCGGCGTCGATGCGCGGGGCGGCCGTCGAGGCGTCTGCGGCCGTCGTCGTCGGAGACGGAGGCGTCGTTCGGCGTCGCGGGAGTCGGACGTAG
- the arcS gene encoding archaeosine synthase subunit alpha — protein sequence MTEYFEVHSRDGAARIGELRLSDPVTTPALVDVSEPRSEARETQSREGYVEDAGSLWAKEREVPEGSEDVLTVLPHRAFPAGTDERVQESFAVEYPDVDYPHAAVVTAETADDYGADAYIVADAQGFVGHAAAFEEEIRAVKEATPADTALYLSGVATPRNAATLIYAGVDLLDSKLARVKGREGFYLTSENEYFLEDLDELPCSCSACRTPREEFTRADCAEHNVNALRTELATVRRRVRDGRLRDYVEGQARHDQWLTAAFREFDQQYGYLEERTPLIRNAELSAATSDTIRRVEIQRFAERVTTRYRNRFRNPLVLVPCSAKKPYSESQSHGQFHDAVQFRGHLASMTSPIGVVPQELELTYPAQHYDSVVTGRWSEDEKQFVATVLRRYLERNDYPRVIAHVPDHGYRDICERVEAAVDVPFEYTVEDHPTATESISNLMSALDGELKYSKREREHNTVKALADYQFGPGAGDDLFADADVSMTSRYPKLQVRDGEGEQLATMVPQYGVLSFTLRGARTWVESDAPTKRVEIDNFAPHGSVLAPGVVDADDDIRVGDEVVVEGPKAFAVGRAEMFGREMAESTRGVAVQIRHVEER from the coding sequence ATGACCGAGTATTTCGAGGTTCACTCGCGGGACGGGGCCGCCCGCATCGGCGAACTTCGCCTGTCGGACCCCGTCACGACGCCCGCCCTCGTAGACGTTTCCGAACCGCGTTCGGAAGCCCGCGAGACGCAGTCTCGCGAAGGGTACGTCGAGGACGCGGGTAGTCTCTGGGCCAAAGAACGGGAGGTTCCCGAGGGGTCCGAGGACGTTCTCACCGTCCTCCCCCACCGGGCGTTCCCGGCCGGGACGGACGAACGGGTCCAGGAGTCGTTCGCCGTCGAGTATCCCGACGTGGACTACCCGCACGCCGCCGTCGTCACCGCCGAGACGGCCGACGACTACGGCGCGGACGCGTACATCGTCGCCGACGCGCAGGGGTTCGTCGGCCACGCCGCCGCCTTCGAAGAGGAGATTCGCGCCGTGAAGGAGGCGACGCCCGCCGACACCGCTCTCTACCTCTCCGGCGTCGCCACCCCGCGGAACGCCGCGACGCTGATTTACGCCGGCGTGGACCTCCTCGATTCGAAACTCGCCCGCGTGAAGGGACGGGAGGGGTTCTATCTCACCAGCGAGAACGAGTACTTCCTCGAGGACTTGGACGAACTCCCCTGCTCCTGTTCGGCGTGTCGGACGCCCCGAGAGGAGTTCACGCGCGCCGACTGCGCCGAACACAACGTCAACGCCCTCCGGACGGAACTGGCGACGGTTCGCCGCCGCGTCCGCGACGGCCGCCTCCGCGACTACGTCGAGGGGCAGGCGCGCCACGACCAGTGGCTCACGGCGGCGTTCCGCGAGTTCGACCAGCAGTACGGCTACCTCGAAGAGCGGACGCCGCTCATCCGCAACGCCGAACTTTCAGCGGCCACCTCGGACACCATCCGCCGCGTCGAGATTCAGCGGTTCGCCGAACGGGTGACGACGCGGTACAGGAACCGCTTCCGGAACCCCCTCGTGTTGGTCCCCTGTTCGGCGAAGAAGCCCTACAGCGAGTCCCAGAGTCACGGCCAGTTCCACGACGCCGTGCAGTTCCGCGGCCACCTCGCCTCGATGACCTCTCCCATCGGCGTCGTCCCGCAGGAACTCGAACTCACCTACCCCGCCCAGCACTACGATTCGGTGGTGACCGGCCGGTGGTCCGAGGACGAAAAGCAGTTCGTCGCGACGGTTCTGCGGCGATACCTCGAACGCAACGACTACCCGCGGGTCATCGCGCACGTCCCCGACCACGGCTACCGCGACATCTGCGAACGCGTCGAAGCGGCGGTCGACGTGCCGTTCGAGTACACCGTCGAGGACCACCCGACGGCGACCGAGTCCATCTCGAACCTGATGTCCGCCCTCGACGGCGAACTGAAGTACTCGAAACGGGAGCGAGAACACAACACCGTCAAAGCCCTCGCGGACTACCAGTTCGGGCCGGGCGCGGGCGACGACCTGTTCGCCGACGCGGACGTGTCGATGACGAGTCGCTACCCCAAACTGCAGGTTCGAGACGGCGAGGGCGAACAGCTCGCGACGATGGTGCCGCAGTACGGCGTCCTCTCCTTTACGCTCCGCGGCGCGCGGACGTGGGTGGAGTCGGACGCGCCGACCAAGCGCGTCGAGATAGACAACTTCGCGCCGCACGGAAGCGTCCTCGCGCCGGGCGTCGTGGACGCGGACGACGACATCCGCGTCGGCGACGAAGTCGTCGTCGAGGGGCCGAAGGCGTTCGCCGTCGGCCGCGCGGAGATGTTCGGCCGCGAGATGGCGGAAAGCACCCGCGGCGTCGCCGTCCAGATTCGCCACGTCGAAGAGAGGTAG
- a CDS encoding hydantoinase B/oxoprolinase family protein, with translation MSDESSPSRSDGVDPVTLEVVRNACEAIAEEMNANLVRTGYSPNIKERRDCSTALFDADGEMIAQAETMPVHLGAMPFSVRAAVDRFPPETLEPGDAVLLNDPFRGGAHLPDLTLVSPVFRGGEVIAYAANRAHHADIGGARAGSVAADSTEIYQEGLRIPPVKFVEAGETNEDVLELILANVRTPEERRGDLRAQEAANATGRRRFSDLAAERGDELHAALEAVKDYSERRMRAEIAELPDGTYEFADVLDDDGRGNEDLPVEVAVTVDGDEVVVDFEGTAPQTEGPVNAVFAVTASATYYAVRCVTDPDIPPNHGCYRPVTIDAPEGTIVNPTPPAAVVGGNLETSQRVTDAVLGAFGSVVPDRVVAGSQGTMNNVTFGGTDPRDGTPYAFYETQGGGFGGRAGSDGLDAVHVHMSNTMNTPAEVLETAYPLRVERYELRPDSGGAGEFRGGLGLRRDIRVRDHEATFSLLADRRTHAPYGLDGGEDGASGLDALVDDDGEIVERLPGKTTRTLPPGSVVSIRTPGAGGYGAPEDRDPAALAADLRLGNVTEAAARARYGDALVDDAVDTFADESDG, from the coding sequence GTGAGCGACGAATCGTCTCCCTCTCGTTCCGACGGCGTCGACCCGGTGACGCTGGAAGTCGTCCGCAACGCCTGCGAGGCCATCGCCGAGGAGATGAACGCGAACCTCGTGCGGACGGGCTACTCGCCGAACATCAAGGAACGCCGCGACTGTTCGACCGCCCTGTTCGACGCCGACGGCGAGATGATAGCGCAGGCGGAGACGATGCCCGTCCACCTCGGCGCGATGCCCTTTTCGGTCCGGGCGGCGGTGGACCGCTTCCCGCCCGAGACGTTGGAACCGGGCGACGCCGTCCTCCTGAACGACCCGTTCCGCGGCGGGGCGCACCTCCCCGATTTGACGCTGGTCTCGCCGGTGTTCCGCGGCGGGGAGGTTATCGCGTACGCGGCCAACCGCGCGCACCACGCCGACATCGGCGGCGCGCGGGCCGGAAGCGTCGCCGCCGACTCCACGGAGATATACCAAGAGGGCCTCCGCATCCCGCCGGTGAAGTTCGTCGAGGCGGGCGAGACGAACGAGGACGTACTGGAACTGATTCTGGCGAACGTGCGAACGCCGGAGGAACGGCGCGGCGACCTGCGGGCCCAAGAGGCGGCGAACGCCACCGGCCGACGGCGGTTTTCCGACCTCGCGGCGGAACGCGGCGACGAACTCCACGCGGCGTTGGAGGCCGTCAAGGACTACTCCGAACGGCGGATGCGGGCGGAGATAGCCGAGTTGCCCGACGGCACCTACGAGTTCGCCGACGTACTGGACGACGACGGGCGGGGCAACGAGGACCTGCCCGTCGAGGTGGCCGTCACCGTCGACGGCGACGAGGTTGTCGTGGACTTCGAGGGAACCGCGCCGCAGACGGAAGGGCCGGTCAACGCCGTCTTCGCCGTCACCGCGTCGGCGACGTACTACGCCGTGCGGTGCGTGACGGACCCCGACATCCCGCCGAATCACGGCTGTTACCGCCCGGTGACCATCGACGCGCCGGAGGGGACCATCGTGAACCCGACGCCGCCCGCGGCCGTCGTCGGCGGTAACTTGGAGACGAGTCAGCGGGTGACGGACGCCGTCCTCGGCGCGTTCGGAAGCGTCGTCCCCGACCGGGTCGTCGCCGGGTCCCAGGGGACGATGAACAACGTCACCTTCGGCGGGACGGACCCTCGCGACGGGACGCCGTACGCGTTCTACGAGACGCAGGGCGGCGGGTTCGGGGGCCGTGCCGGAAGCGACGGGTTGGACGCCGTCCACGTCCACATGTCGAACACGATGAACACGCCCGCGGAGGTGTTGGAGACGGCGTATCCGCTCCGAGTCGAACGGTACGAACTCCGCCCCGACTCCGGCGGCGCGGGGGAGTTCCGCGGCGGATTGGGCCTCCGGCGCGACATCCGCGTCCGCGACCACGAAGCGACGTTCAGTTTGCTGGCGGACCGACGGACGCACGCGCCGTACGGACTCGACGGCGGCGAGGACGGCGCGTCCGGACTGGACGCCCTCGTGGACGACGACGGCGAGATTGTAGAGCGACTCCCCGGCAAGACCACCCGAACCCTCCCGCCCGGAAGCGTCGTCAGCATCCGAACGCCGGGGGCGGGCGGGTACGGCGCGCCCGAAGACCGGGACCCGGCGGCCCTCGCCGCGGACCTCCGCCTCGGGAACGTGACGGAGGCGGCGGCGCGGGCGAGGTACGGCGACGCCCTCGTCGACGACGCGGTGGACACGTTCGCGGACGAATCAGACGGGTAA
- a CDS encoding pyridoxamine 5'-phosphate oxidase family protein, whose amino-acid sequence MNLTGPWSKSEAAEYLREATVPVRISCRTPEGHPWMLSLWYEWSDDPDGTPELRCATGADADVVRYLRNDPEVAFEVSENDPPYRGVRGRGTATVEPDEGKALLRSLLERYLGGTESELAGRLLSNDREEVRIRVTPERLHAWDYTARMRGADPADGAGESKKD is encoded by the coding sequence GTGAACCTGACCGGCCCGTGGTCTAAGTCCGAGGCGGCCGAGTACCTCCGCGAGGCGACGGTTCCGGTCCGAATCTCCTGTCGGACGCCCGAGGGCCACCCGTGGATGCTGTCGCTCTGGTACGAGTGGAGCGACGACCCCGACGGAACGCCCGAACTGCGCTGTGCGACCGGTGCGGACGCGGACGTGGTTCGGTACCTCCGGAACGACCCCGAGGTGGCGTTCGAGGTGTCCGAGAACGACCCGCCGTACCGCGGCGTCCGCGGGCGGGGGACGGCGACCGTCGAACCCGACGAGGGGAAGGCGCTGCTCCGGTCGTTGCTGGAACGGTACCTCGGCGGCACCGAAAGCGAACTCGCCGGGCGGTTGCTCTCGAACGACCGCGAGGAGGTGCGCATCCGCGTCACCCCCGAACGACTGCACGCCTGGGACTACACGGCCAGAATGCGGGGCGCGGACCCGGCGGACGGCGCGGGAGAAAGTAAGAAAGACTGA